One genomic region from Pseudoduganella lutea encodes:
- a CDS encoding DMT family transporter, translated as MNALLYAITVLIWGTTWIAIKLQLGDVPAPVSIAWRFWLAAAVLLAILVVTKKPVWPPRRAWRYLVAQGTALFCCNFLCFYYASAHVPSGLVAVVFSTAPVWNAINGRLFMGRPIRGSVMGGAALGLAGIGLLFLPQMQGHWTDANLLVGLALALLGTLCFSAGNLLSSRMQALGLTPWLTNTWAMFIGAAILTLGALALGMPFRIEPTTQYVGSLLYLAIPGSVIGFTAYLLLVGRMGPDRAAYCTVLFPVVALTVSSVYEDYHWSAAAFGGLALVIAGNLLAFLPVKAKAPAAAVAAPARS; from the coding sequence ATGAATGCTCTTCTCTATGCGATTACCGTGCTGATCTGGGGCACGACGTGGATCGCCATCAAGCTCCAGCTGGGCGACGTGCCGGCGCCGGTGTCGATCGCGTGGCGGTTCTGGCTGGCGGCGGCGGTGCTGCTGGCGATCCTGGTGGTGACGAAAAAGCCCGTGTGGCCGCCGCGCCGGGCATGGCGCTATCTGGTGGCGCAGGGCACGGCGCTGTTCTGTTGCAATTTCCTGTGCTTTTACTATGCCAGCGCGCATGTGCCGAGCGGCCTCGTGGCCGTGGTGTTTTCCACGGCGCCGGTGTGGAATGCGATCAACGGCCGGCTGTTCATGGGCCGGCCGATCCGGGGATCGGTGATGGGGGGCGCGGCGCTCGGCCTGGCCGGCATCGGCCTGCTGTTCCTGCCGCAGATGCAGGGCCACTGGACTGACGCGAACCTGCTTGTCGGCCTGGCGCTGGCACTGCTGGGCACGCTGTGCTTCTCGGCGGGGAACCTGCTGTCGTCGCGCATGCAGGCGCTGGGACTGACACCGTGGCTGACGAACACGTGGGCCATGTTCATCGGCGCCGCCATCCTGACGCTTGGCGCGCTGGCGCTCGGCATGCCGTTCCGCATCGAGCCGACCACGCAATACGTGGGTTCGCTGCTGTACCTGGCGATCCCCGGGTCGGTGATCGGCTTCACGGCCTACCTGCTGCTGGTCGGGCGGATGGGGCCGGACCGCGCGGCCTATTGCACGGTGCTGTTCCCGGTGGTGGCGCTGACGGTATCGTCGGTCTACGAGGATTACCACTGGAGCGCCGCCGCGTTCGGCGGGCTGGCGCTCGTCATCGCCGGCAACCTGCTGGCCTTCCTGCCCGTGAAAGCAAAAGCGCCGGCGGCCGCGGTGGCGGCGCCGGCGCGTTCATGA
- the gudD gene encoding glucarate dehydratase, with product MSDTPVITSVRVVPVAGRDSMLLNLSGAHAPFFTRNLLILTDSSGRQGVGEVPGGEAIRKTLQDAEGLIAGRAIGDYNAVLNSARTAFANRDAGGRGVQTFDLRVAIHAVTAIECAMLDLLGQFLGVPVAALLGEGQQRDQVPILGYLFYIGDKGKTDLPYASEPDAPDAWSRLRHEEALSPEAVVALAEAAYERYGFRDFKLKGGVLRGEEEIEAVTALAERFPEARITLDPNGGWLLDDAIRLCRDKGDVLAYAEDPCGPENGYSGREVMAEFRRATGLPTATNMIATDWREMSHAIALQSVTIPLADPHFWTMQGSVRVAQLCQAFGLTWGSHSNNHFDVSLAMFTHVAAAAPGNITAIDTHWIWQDGQRLTKQPLQIVGGLVDVPKKPGLGVELDMDEVDAAHQRYLGMGLGARNDAAAMQFLIPGWQFDSKRPCLVR from the coding sequence ATGAGCGATACCCCAGTCATCACCTCCGTCCGCGTCGTTCCTGTGGCGGGGCGCGACAGCATGCTGCTGAACCTCTCCGGCGCCCACGCGCCATTCTTCACCCGCAACCTGCTGATCCTCACGGACAGCTCGGGGCGGCAGGGCGTGGGCGAAGTGCCGGGCGGCGAAGCGATCCGCAAGACGCTGCAGGATGCGGAAGGCCTGATCGCCGGCCGCGCGATCGGCGACTACAACGCCGTGCTGAACTCGGCCCGCACCGCGTTCGCCAACCGCGATGCGGGCGGGCGCGGCGTGCAGACATTCGACCTGCGCGTGGCGATCCACGCGGTGACGGCAATCGAATGCGCGATGCTCGATTTGCTGGGCCAGTTCCTTGGCGTGCCCGTGGCAGCGCTGCTGGGCGAAGGCCAGCAGCGCGACCAGGTACCGATCCTCGGTTACCTGTTCTACATCGGCGACAAAGGCAAAACCGACCTGCCGTATGCCAGCGAACCGGATGCGCCGGATGCATGGAGCCGGCTGCGCCACGAGGAAGCCTTGAGCCCGGAAGCGGTGGTCGCGCTGGCCGAAGCGGCCTATGAGCGCTACGGCTTCCGCGACTTCAAGCTGAAGGGCGGCGTGCTGCGCGGCGAAGAGGAGATCGAGGCGGTGACGGCGCTGGCCGAGCGCTTCCCCGAAGCGCGCATCACGCTGGACCCGAATGGCGGCTGGCTGCTGGACGATGCGATCCGCCTGTGCCGCGACAAGGGCGACGTGCTGGCCTACGCGGAAGACCCGTGCGGCCCGGAAAACGGCTACTCGGGCCGCGAGGTGATGGCCGAGTTCCGCCGTGCCACCGGCCTGCCGACGGCCACGAACATGATCGCCACGGACTGGCGCGAGATGAGCCATGCCATCGCGCTCCAATCGGTGACGATCCCGCTGGCCGACCCGCACTTCTGGACGATGCAGGGTTCCGTGCGCGTGGCCCAGTTGTGCCAGGCGTTCGGCCTCACGTGGGGATCGCACTCGAACAACCACTTCGACGTGTCGCTGGCGATGTTCACGCACGTCGCTGCGGCGGCACCGGGCAACATCACCGCGATCGACACGCACTGGATCTGGCAGGATGGCCAGCGCCTCACGAAACAGCCGCTGCAAATCGTCGGCGGCCTCGTCGACGTGCCGAAGAAGCCCGGCCTGGGCGTGGAGCTGGACATGGATGAAGTGGATGCCGCGCACCAGCGCTACCTGGGCATGGGCCTGGGCGCGCGCAACGACGCGGCCGCGATGCAGTTCCTGATCCCCGGCTGGCAGTTCGACAGCAAACGCCCGTGCCTGGTGCGCTGA
- the recQ gene encoding DNA helicase RecQ, with product MDQLDISQRALHLLESVFGYSAFRGQQAEIVEQVANGGDALVLMPTGGGKSLCYQIPALLRDGVGVVISPLIALMQDQVDALAEVGVRAAFLNSTQTWEETARIERMVRTGQLDLVYVAPERLMTQRCFDLLQDSQIALFAIDEAHCVSQWGHDFRPEYIKLSVLHEQFPGVPRIALTATADQQTRAEIAHRLDLTNAAQFVSSFDRPNIRYSIVEKTNGRKQLLDFISGEHAGDSGIVYCLSRKKVEETAEMLNENGIRALPYHAGMDHAKRAANQARFLREENIVMVATIAFGMGIDKPDVRFVAHLDLPKSIEGYYQETGRGGRDGMPASAWMAYGLQDVVLQRRMIDESEADEDFKRVLGSKLDAMLGLCETLSCRRVRLLDYFGEASSPCGNCDTCLFPPVSFDGTVPVQKLLSTIYRVDQRFAATHVIEVLRGQETERIKTWRHDALSVFGVGADRSEQEWRAILRQVIALGLVTVDHDQYMSLKLTDAARPVLKGGQKVQLRQYQKPVKVKRGSTPKGYVETDLAPEEQSIFERLRTWRMGAAREHNVPAYVIFVDATLREIAKAKPTSLDQLRGVSGVGEKKLASYGDDIVRLIRDLT from the coding sequence ATGGATCAACTGGACATCTCCCAACGCGCCCTGCACCTGCTCGAATCGGTCTTCGGTTACTCGGCCTTCCGTGGCCAGCAGGCAGAAATCGTCGAACAGGTCGCCAATGGCGGCGATGCGCTGGTGCTGATGCCCACGGGCGGCGGCAAATCGCTGTGCTACCAGATTCCGGCACTGCTGCGCGATGGCGTGGGCGTCGTGATTTCGCCGCTGATCGCCCTGATGCAGGACCAGGTCGATGCGCTCGCCGAAGTGGGCGTGCGCGCCGCTTTCCTCAATTCCACGCAAACGTGGGAAGAAACTGCCCGCATCGAGCGCATGGTGCGCACGGGCCAGCTCGACCTGGTGTACGTGGCGCCCGAGCGGCTGATGACGCAGCGCTGCTTCGACCTGCTGCAGGATTCGCAGATCGCGCTGTTCGCGATCGACGAGGCACACTGCGTCTCGCAATGGGGCCACGACTTCCGGCCTGAATACATCAAGCTGTCGGTGCTGCACGAGCAGTTCCCGGGCGTGCCGCGCATCGCGCTCACGGCCACGGCGGACCAGCAGACCCGTGCCGAGATCGCGCACCGCCTCGATCTCACGAACGCCGCGCAGTTCGTTTCATCGTTCGACCGCCCGAACATCCGCTATTCCATTGTCGAAAAGACCAACGGCCGCAAGCAGCTGCTGGACTTCATCAGCGGCGAACATGCCGGTGATTCGGGCATCGTGTACTGCCTGTCGCGCAAGAAGGTCGAGGAAACGGCCGAGATGCTCAACGAGAATGGCATTCGCGCGCTGCCCTACCATGCCGGCATGGACCACGCGAAACGCGCGGCCAACCAGGCCCGCTTCCTGCGCGAGGAAAACATCGTGATGGTGGCCACGATCGCCTTCGGCATGGGCATCGACAAGCCCGATGTTCGCTTCGTGGCCCACCTTGACCTGCCAAAAAGCATCGAGGGCTACTACCAGGAGACGGGCCGTGGCGGCCGCGACGGCATGCCGGCCAGTGCCTGGATGGCCTATGGCCTGCAGGACGTGGTGCTGCAACGCCGGATGATCGACGAATCCGAGGCCGACGAAGACTTCAAGCGCGTGCTTGGATCGAAGCTCGATGCGATGCTGGGCCTGTGCGAAACGCTGTCGTGCCGGCGCGTGCGGCTGCTCGATTATTTCGGCGAGGCGTCTTCCCCGTGCGGCAACTGCGATACGTGCCTGTTCCCGCCGGTGTCGTTCGACGGCACGGTGCCGGTGCAGAAGCTGCTGTCGACCATCTACCGCGTCGACCAGCGCTTTGCCGCCACCCACGTGATCGAAGTGCTGCGCGGCCAGGAGACCGAGCGCATCAAGACGTGGCGCCACGACGCGCTATCGGTCTTTGGCGTGGGGGCCGACCGCAGCGAACAGGAATGGCGCGCGATACTGCGCCAGGTGATCGCGCTGGGCCTCGTCACGGTCGACCACGACCAGTACATGTCGCTGAAACTGACCGATGCCGCGCGCCCCGTGCTCAAGGGCGGCCAGAAGGTGCAGCTGCGCCAGTACCAGAAACCGGTCAAGGTCAAGCGCGGCTCCACGCCGAAGGGCTATGTGGAAACCGACCTCGCTCCGGAAGAACAGTCGATCTTCGAGCGCCTGCGCACCTGGCGGATGGGTGCCGCGCGCGAGCACAACGTGCCGGCCTACGTGATCTTCGTCGACGCCACGCTGCGCGAGATCGCCAAGGCCAAGCCCACGTCGCTGGACCAGTTGCGCGGCGTTTCCGGCGTGGGCGAGAAGAAGCTGGCGTCCTACGGCGACGACATCGTGCGCCTGATCCGCGACCTCACCTGA
- a CDS encoding glycoside hydrolase family 2 protein, with amino-acid sequence MLNRFSAEAMAVAALAWHCAALADPALQNIQGRTHQNLDGRWHYIVDPYETGYYDYRRKPYDQSDKGTGGYYDDRQPKDKGDVVEYSFDGSPTLAIPGDWNSQDAKLEFYEGTVWMRQKFNAAPKDGKRYVLYFGAVNYEAHVYLNGKKLGSHKGGFTPFQFEVTGKLAAGSNTVVVKADNKRHQDAIPTVSTDWWNYGGITRDVLLAEVPATYIADYKVQLAKGDARRIEGYVQLDGTQKDQEITVAIPEANLSTKVRTDANGRAAIRIPVSKLKYWSPEDPKLYGVTIAAGSDKVSDRIGFRTIETRGKDILLNGKSTFWRGVSIHDENPLIPGRLRGAGDMRMLLQWAKDMNCNYVRLAHYPHSEEMIRLADEMGLMVWAEVPVYWTISWENPATLQNAQAQLTDLIVRDKNRASVVVWSIGNETPVSPPRNAFMFKLADTVRALDDTRLVGAALEVHRNGKEVTVEDPLAEKLDLASFNEYAGWYWASNKDMLDFHFNIPYDKPVMITEFGADALGGFHGDADTRWTEEYQDQLYKNQFRMLEAIPGLRGITPWVLVDFRSPRRPHPYYQDFWNRKGLISQSGKRKQAFHTLKAYYDKKQQQYK; translated from the coding sequence ATGCTGAACCGCTTTTCCGCTGAAGCCATGGCTGTGGCCGCGCTGGCATGGCATTGCGCGGCGCTCGCCGACCCCGCGCTGCAAAATATCCAGGGACGCACGCACCAGAACCTCGACGGCCGCTGGCACTACATCGTCGACCCGTATGAAACGGGCTATTACGATTACCGCCGCAAGCCCTACGACCAATCCGACAAAGGGACCGGCGGTTATTACGACGACCGCCAGCCGAAGGACAAGGGCGACGTGGTCGAATACAGCTTCGACGGTTCGCCCACGCTGGCCATTCCCGGCGACTGGAATTCGCAGGATGCCAAGCTGGAATTCTACGAAGGCACCGTCTGGATGCGGCAGAAATTCAATGCCGCGCCGAAGGACGGCAAGCGCTATGTCCTCTACTTCGGCGCCGTCAACTATGAGGCGCACGTCTACCTGAACGGGAAAAAGCTGGGCAGCCACAAGGGCGGTTTCACGCCGTTCCAGTTCGAAGTGACCGGCAAGCTGGCCGCCGGGTCGAACACCGTGGTCGTCAAGGCCGACAACAAGCGCCACCAGGACGCGATCCCGACGGTCTCCACCGACTGGTGGAACTACGGCGGTATCACGCGCGACGTGCTGCTGGCCGAAGTGCCCGCCACCTATATCGCCGACTACAAGGTGCAGCTGGCGAAAGGCGATGCGCGCCGCATCGAGGGCTACGTGCAGCTCGATGGCACGCAAAAGGACCAGGAAATCACCGTCGCGATTCCCGAGGCGAACCTGTCGACAAAGGTGCGCACCGATGCGAACGGTCGCGCCGCCATCCGCATCCCGGTCAGCAAATTGAAGTACTGGTCGCCGGAAGACCCCAAGCTGTACGGCGTGACGATCGCCGCCGGCAGCGACAAGGTCAGCGACCGCATCGGCTTCCGCACCATCGAAACCAGAGGCAAGGACATCCTCCTGAATGGCAAATCCACGTTCTGGCGCGGCGTCTCGATCCACGATGAAAACCCGCTGATCCCGGGGCGCCTGCGCGGTGCCGGCGACATGCGCATGCTGCTGCAGTGGGCCAAGGACATGAACTGCAACTACGTGCGGCTGGCGCATTACCCGCACAGCGAGGAAATGATACGGCTGGCGGACGAGATGGGGCTGATGGTCTGGGCCGAAGTGCCGGTCTACTGGACGATCTCGTGGGAAAACCCGGCAACCCTGCAGAACGCGCAGGCGCAGCTGACGGACCTGATTGTGCGCGACAAGAACCGCGCCAGCGTCGTCGTCTGGTCGATCGGGAACGAGACGCCCGTCAGCCCACCGCGCAACGCCTTCATGTTCAAGCTGGCCGACACGGTGCGCGCGCTGGACGACACGCGCCTCGTTGGCGCCGCGCTGGAAGTGCACCGCAACGGCAAGGAAGTCACGGTGGAAGATCCGCTGGCCGAAAAACTCGATCTCGCCAGCTTCAACGAATATGCCGGCTGGTACTGGGCCAGCAACAAGGACATGCTGGACTTCCACTTCAATATCCCGTACGACAAACCGGTGATGATCACCGAGTTCGGCGCTGATGCGCTGGGCGGCTTCCATGGCGATGCCGACACGCGCTGGACCGAGGAATACCAGGACCAGCTCTACAAGAACCAGTTCAGGATGCTCGAAGCGATTCCCGGGCTGCGCGGCATCACGCCGTGGGTGCTGGTGGACTTCCGCTCGCCGCGCCGACCACACCCGTATTACCAGGATTTCTGGAACCGCAAGGGCCTGATCTCGCAAAGCGGCAAACGCAAGCAGGCGTTCCACACGCTGAAGGCGTACTACGACAAGAAGCAGCAACAATACAAATAA
- a CDS encoding AraC family transcriptional regulator: protein MNTNSPSNPIPDERMTPAARAALAAAPADAMGHAVFRTMSGTEATLERFAWLGDGLAAAVWERHTDEQETIYSQPGHHTLSCYLGGGYRVERNGSPGQFGGPHRLCSLPDWHESRWMVRDSLRLMHIYFMPEHFTRRAVVELDREPRELMLQDRTYFDNPQLAAMCQSLLQVPWLGTDGLLRANEITHEALSHLLHDQAALRPDLRLKGGLAPYLRRRLAEWIEAHLHEAITLGRLAEVACLSEFHLARMFRTSFGMPPSAWIAARRIDRARALLKTGALPLQQVADACGYADLSHFSHRFRAATGVPPGQWRTAIRG from the coding sequence ATGAACACCAACTCTCCTTCCAACCCGATTCCCGACGAGCGCATGACCCCGGCGGCCCGTGCGGCACTGGCGGCGGCGCCGGCCGATGCGATGGGCCACGCGGTGTTTCGCACGATGAGCGGCACCGAGGCCACGCTGGAGCGCTTTGCATGGTTGGGCGATGGCCTGGCGGCGGCCGTGTGGGAGCGCCATACGGACGAGCAGGAAACCATCTACAGCCAGCCCGGCCACCACACGCTGTCGTGCTACCTGGGGGGCGGCTATCGCGTGGAGCGCAATGGCTCGCCGGGGCAGTTCGGCGGCCCGCACCGCCTGTGCTCATTGCCGGACTGGCACGAGTCGCGCTGGATGGTGCGCGATTCGCTGCGGCTGATGCACATCTATTTCATGCCCGAACACTTCACGCGCCGCGCCGTGGTGGAACTGGACCGCGAGCCGCGCGAGCTGATGCTGCAGGACCGCACCTATTTCGACAATCCGCAACTGGCCGCGATGTGCCAGTCGCTGCTGCAGGTGCCCTGGCTCGGTACCGACGGCCTGTTGCGCGCCAACGAGATCACGCACGAGGCGCTGTCGCACCTGTTGCACGACCAGGCGGCGCTGCGCCCGGACTTGCGGCTGAAAGGCGGATTGGCGCCCTACCTGCGCCGGAGGCTGGCCGAGTGGATCGAGGCGCACCTGCACGAGGCCATCACGCTGGGCAGGCTGGCCGAGGTGGCCTGCCTGTCGGAATTCCACCTGGCGCGCATGTTCCGCACGTCGTTCGGCATGCCGCCGTCGGCATGGATCGCGGCGCGGCGCATCGACCGCGCCCGGGCGCTGCTGAAGACTGGCGCGCTGCCCTTGCAGCAGGTGGCCGACGCGTGCGGCTATGCGGACCTGTCCCACTTCAGCCACCGCTTCCGCGCGGCGACGGGCGTGCCGCCGGGGCAGTGGCGAACGGCGATCAGGGGATGA
- a CDS encoding YkgJ family cysteine cluster protein produces MNCRDHCGACCTAPSITSPIPGMPNGKPAGVRCVQLDDDNRCRVFGKPERPAFCGGLQPSAEMCGETREQAMVWLAELERLTAPA; encoded by the coding sequence ATGAACTGCCGCGACCATTGCGGTGCCTGCTGCACCGCCCCTTCGATCACCAGCCCGATTCCCGGCATGCCGAATGGCAAACCGGCCGGCGTGCGCTGCGTGCAGCTCGACGACGACAACCGCTGCCGCGTGTTCGGCAAACCGGAGCGGCCGGCGTTTTGCGGCGGCTTGCAGCCTTCGGCCGAGATGTGCGGCGAAACCCGCGAGCAGGCGATGGTGTGGCTGGCGGAGCTGGAGCGGCTGACCGCCCCGGCTTGA
- a CDS encoding glycoside hydrolase family 3 N-terminal domain-containing protein, which translates to MTLRPIALAASLIALPAFALAQDAIDRKVDALLKQMTLQEKVGQLHQLAGAEATGPQAAKRASQMSEIKAGNVGSVLNIKGAKETREAQALALQSRLKIPLLFGLDVIHGYKTVFPVPIGEAASWDLEAIEQSAQVAAREAASAGIHWTFAPMVDIGRDPRWGRVMEGAGEDTYLGSKIAAARVRGFQGAKLGATDRVMATAKHFAAYGAAVAGRDYNAVDMSLQQLHEVYLPPFKASVDAGVATFMNSFNTLNGVPATGSAFLQRDILKGAWKYKGFVVSDWASVKEMVVHGYAKDLSDAAVKAINAGSDMDMEGEAFIAHLAQAVKDGKVPQKNVDDAVRRILRKKFEMGLFDDPYRFSDAQREQAVLADPQHRAIARDVARKSLVLLKNNRNILPLAKNAKSIAVIGPLADSRRDMEGGWVVSDVRGEVVSIVDGIRNHAQGAQISHAAACTPGCATADGFDAAIAAASKADVIVLAIGETWDMSGEAKSRTDIGLPGRQTELCQRLKATGKPVVAVLFAGRPMIFNEIADNADAILYAWFPGSEGGNAVADVLFGDYNPSGKLPATFPRNLGQIPISYAQYNTGRPVTDEKDIVYRSAYIDSPNTPRYAFGHGKSYTTFGYSGVQLDRTILRPGQSATLSFDLENKGKVAGTEIAQLYIRDMVASVVRPVKELKGFTKVHLQPGERRRVTFTIDRDTLAFFNSDLKWGAEPGEFKLMVGSASDDIRAETTLHLQ; encoded by the coding sequence ATGACGTTACGACCCATCGCGCTGGCCGCATCGCTGATCGCGCTGCCGGCATTCGCACTCGCCCAGGATGCGATCGACCGCAAGGTCGATGCCCTGCTCAAGCAGATGACCCTGCAGGAGAAGGTGGGCCAGTTGCACCAGCTGGCCGGCGCCGAGGCGACCGGGCCGCAGGCGGCCAAGCGCGCCAGCCAGATGTCGGAAATCAAGGCCGGCAACGTGGGCTCGGTGCTCAACATCAAGGGCGCGAAGGAAACGCGCGAAGCCCAGGCGCTGGCGCTGCAGTCGCGGCTGAAGATTCCGCTGCTGTTCGGGCTGGACGTGATCCATGGCTACAAGACCGTGTTCCCGGTGCCGATCGGCGAAGCCGCATCGTGGGACCTCGAAGCGATCGAGCAATCGGCGCAGGTGGCCGCGCGCGAAGCCGCATCGGCCGGCATCCACTGGACGTTCGCGCCGATGGTCGACATCGGCCGCGATCCGCGCTGGGGCAGGGTGATGGAGGGCGCCGGCGAGGACACGTATCTCGGCTCGAAGATCGCCGCCGCCCGCGTGCGCGGTTTCCAGGGTGCGAAGCTGGGCGCCACCGACCGCGTGATGGCCACCGCCAAGCACTTCGCGGCCTACGGCGCCGCCGTCGCCGGGCGTGACTACAACGCGGTGGACATGAGCCTGCAGCAGCTGCATGAGGTGTACCTGCCGCCGTTCAAGGCATCGGTCGATGCGGGCGTCGCCACGTTCATGAATTCGTTCAACACGCTGAACGGCGTACCGGCCACCGGCAGCGCCTTCCTGCAGCGCGACATCTTGAAGGGCGCGTGGAAATACAAGGGCTTCGTCGTTTCCGACTGGGCGTCGGTCAAGGAAATGGTCGTGCATGGCTACGCGAAGGACCTGTCCGACGCGGCCGTGAAGGCGATCAATGCCGGCAGCGACATGGATATGGAAGGGGAGGCGTTCATCGCCCACCTGGCGCAGGCCGTCAAGGATGGCAAGGTGCCGCAAAAGAACGTCGATGACGCCGTGCGCCGCATCCTGCGCAAGAAATTCGAGATGGGGCTGTTCGACGATCCGTATCGCTTCTCCGATGCGCAGCGCGAGCAGGCGGTGCTGGCCGATCCGCAGCACCGCGCCATCGCGCGCGACGTGGCCCGAAAATCGCTGGTGCTGCTGAAGAACAACCGCAATATCCTGCCGCTGGCGAAAAACGCGAAGAGCATCGCCGTCATCGGCCCGCTGGCCGATTCGCGCCGCGATATGGAAGGCGGCTGGGTGGTGTCCGACGTACGCGGCGAAGTGGTCAGCATCGTCGACGGCATCCGCAATCATGCGCAGGGCGCGCAGATCAGCCATGCGGCGGCCTGCACGCCGGGCTGCGCCACTGCCGACGGATTCGATGCGGCCATTGCCGCCGCCAGCAAGGCCGACGTGATCGTGCTGGCCATCGGCGAAACGTGGGACATGAGCGGCGAAGCGAAGTCGCGCACCGATATCGGCCTGCCGGGCCGGCAAACGGAACTGTGCCAGCGCCTGAAGGCCACGGGCAAGCCCGTCGTCGCCGTGCTGTTCGCCGGCCGGCCGATGATCTTCAACGAAATCGCCGACAACGCCGATGCCATCCTGTACGCATGGTTCCCCGGCTCCGAAGGCGGCAACGCGGTGGCCGACGTGCTGTTCGGCGACTACAACCCGTCGGGCAAGCTGCCGGCCACGTTCCCCCGCAACCTGGGCCAGATCCCGATCTCGTACGCGCAATACAACACGGGCCGCCCCGTCACGGACGAGAAGGACATTGTCTACCGCTCGGCCTACATCGATTCGCCGAACACGCCGCGCTATGCGTTCGGCCACGGCAAGAGCTATACGACATTCGGCTATTCGGGCGTGCAGCTGGACCGCACGATCCTGCGGCCGGGGCAATCGGCCACGCTGTCGTTCGACCTGGAAAACAAGGGCAAGGTCGCCGGCACCGAAATCGCGCAGTTGTACATCCGCGATATGGTCGCATCGGTCGTCCGCCCCGTGAAGGAACTGAAAGGTTTTACGAAAGTCCACCTGCAGCCGGGCGAGCGCCGCCGCGTCACCTTCACGATCGACCGCGACACGCTGGCGTTCTTCAACAGCGACCTGAAATGGGGCGCCGAGCCGGGCGAATTCAAGCTGATGGTCGGCAGCGCCTCCGACGACATCCGAGCGGAAACCACCCTGCATCTGCAATGA
- a CDS encoding LacI family DNA-binding transcriptional regulator — MADDNADNAAGKRRRRKGLGLTLRDVARLANVAPITASRALNTPDAVSDEILQRVKDAVERTGYVPNLLAGGLASRRSRLVAAVVPTITGSVFLETVQALTETLAANGYQMMLGQSGYYGSREDALLETIIGRRPDGVILTGIMHSTLARRRLIASGIPVVETWDLTPTPVDMLVGFSHDKVGTAVAQFLHARGRRRMACISADDERAIRRNNAFANAAQALGANVVPTHMVPAPSSVASGREGLRALLAKDPSLDAIFCSSDMVALGVLTEAQAQGIRVPEQLAIIGLGDLAMSRELHPALTSVRVDGTLIGHTAAQYIMQRADGLTVAEPVCDVGFTIVERATT; from the coding sequence ATGGCGGACGACAACGCCGATAACGCGGCCGGCAAGCGCCGGCGCCGCAAGGGCCTGGGGCTCACGCTGCGCGACGTGGCGCGCCTGGCCAACGTTGCGCCGATCACCGCATCGCGCGCGCTGAACACACCCGATGCGGTGTCCGACGAAATCCTGCAACGCGTGAAGGATGCCGTCGAACGCACCGGCTACGTGCCGAACCTGCTGGCCGGCGGCCTCGCATCGCGCCGCTCCCGGCTGGTGGCCGCCGTGGTGCCGACGATTACCGGTTCCGTGTTCCTGGAAACGGTGCAGGCATTGACGGAAACGCTGGCCGCCAACGGCTACCAGATGATGCTGGGCCAGTCCGGCTACTACGGCTCGCGCGAGGATGCGCTGCTGGAAACGATCATCGGCCGCCGCCCGGATGGCGTGATCCTCACCGGCATCATGCACTCCACGCTGGCCCGGCGCCGCCTGATCGCCAGCGGCATTCCCGTCGTGGAGACATGGGACCTGACGCCCACGCCGGTCGACATGCTGGTCGGCTTCTCGCACGACAAGGTGGGCACGGCGGTCGCGCAATTCCTGCATGCGCGCGGCCGGCGCCGCATGGCCTGCATCAGCGCCGACGACGAACGCGCCATCCGGCGCAACAACGCCTTCGCCAACGCCGCCCAGGCGCTGGGCGCGAACGTGGTGCCGACCCACATGGTGCCCGCGCCGAGTTCCGTCGCCAGCGGCCGCGAAGGCCTGCGGGCGCTGCTCGCGAAAGATCCGTCGCTCGACGCGATCTTCTGCAGCTCCGACATGGTGGCACTCGGCGTGCTGACGGAAGCGCAGGCGCAGGGCATCAGGGTGCCCGAGCAATTGGCCATCATCGGCCTGGGCGACCTGGCCATGTCGCGCGAACTGCACCCCGCGCTCACGTCCGTGCGCGTCGACGGCACGCTGATCGGCCATACGGCCGCGCAGTACATCATGCAGCGGGCCGACGGGCTGACGGTGGCCGAACCGGTGTGCGACGTGGGGTTTACGATCGTGGAGCGGGCGACGACGTGA